The Thermaerobacter subterraneus DSM 13965 sequence CTCGCTTACTTCCGCATCGCGGACATGGCGGTCCTGCTCCGCAACGTGGAAGGTTGGCTCCGGCGACGCTTGCAGGCGTGCCTTTGGAAGCAGTGGAAACGGCCGCGTACCCGGTTGCGGGAACTGCGAGCCCTGGGCCACCCCGAGTGGCGGGTCCGGCAGTGGGCCCTGTCACGACGCGGGTACTGGGCCATGGCCGGTGGCCCGCTCAACAGCGCCCTGGGCAAGCCGTACTGGCTCGCCCAGGGGCTGCTGAGCCTCACTCGATGCTACCACGAACTTCGCCGTGCTTGACGAACCGCCCGGTGCGGACCCGCATGCCGGGTGGTGTGAGAGGACGGGGCCTTCACCGGCCCCTCCTACTCGATTGGGGCCAGCCTTACCGGGTCCCACCCGAGCCCCTGCCGGCGGGAACCGCCTGGAAGCCACCCGGCATGGCCCGCGCGGGTGGCCCCCTGGGACCCGGGTCCCGGCCCCCCATTGGGACCTGGGGACCGCGGAAACGCGACCTTCAGGCCATTGGCCGCCCCCGGCCCGCCCCGTAGGCTGGAATCAGCAGGACACGCCGCGCGGGTGCCGGGAGGACGGGTGGCACCAGCAAGCCCGGTGGTCCGCCGGCGGGGAAAGGAGGGCGGTGCCATGCTGCGGCTCATGGCCTGGTGGGAGGGCGTGAAGTTCCGCCTGCGGGATGAGGCGGGACAGGGCATGGTGGAGTACGGGCTGATCATTGCCCTCATTGCGGTGGTCCTGATCGGTGCGCTGGTGGCCATGCAGGGCGGTTTGAGCGCCATCTTTGAACGGGTATCGACAACGCTGGAGAAGGCTGCCCAGTCTGAATAAAGCGGTACCCATTAGCGTCGCTATCAGCGTGCAACCGCTTTCAGGGTCCACCGCTGATCCGAGAGCCGAGAAGTCGTCAGACGTCAAGGACTTTGCAACGTTTCCCCCCACCCCATCATAGGACTCCCCCCGCGCGGCGGCGGGGCCGCGGCCTGAGGCCCGCGCCCCGCCGCCGCGCTCCCTATCCAGGGAGGTTCGCATCACCGTGCAGTTCCGGGCAGCTCGTTGCCAACCAAGGTGCCACAGCCACCGGCCAGGGGGGCGTCGCCTGGACCGCCGCCTGAGCCGCCGCCAGGCGGGCCAGTCCCTCGTGGAGCTGGCCGTGTTGTTGCCCGTTCTCTTGCTGATCCTCATGGGGGTTCTGGATTTCGGGCGCTACTTCTACACGGGCCTCACCGTGCGCCATGCCGCGCGGGAGGGCGCCCGCTACGGCGCGGTCCACCCCGGGGACGACGCGGCGATTCGCCAGCGGGTCGAGGCCGCCGCCACCGGCCTCGATGCCGGTCGCCTGGTGGTCCAGGTGGATCCGGAGCCTGCACAGCGGAGGGTGGGGGAGGCTCTGACCGTCCTGGTTCGCTACCCGTTCCAGTTCATCACGCCGCTGGCCGGCCTGGTGGGAGAGGAGCACCTCCTTCAGGCGGCCGTGGTGGTCCGCATCGAGTGACCCCGGGGCCGGGGCGGGACCCGTCTGCGTCCGGACCGGGTTTCCCCATCCCGGGGCGAGGGGAGGCCGCAGAGGGATGAGATGTCATCGTCGAGCGGGCTTCCCCGGGGCCGGCGACGGGAACCGTTCCCAGCAGGGCGGCGTGGCGGTCCTGGTGGCCATTAGCCTGGCGGTCCTCCTGGGGATGGTCGGCCTGGTCGTGGACGGAGGCCGCCTCTATGCCGAGCGGACCCGCCTGCAGGCGGCCGCCGACGCCGCCGCCCTGGCGGGGGCTCCCGCCCTGCCGGAGGAACCGGCCCGGGCCCGGAACCTGGCGGAGGAGTACCTCCGCCGCAACGGGGTCGATGCGGGCGGCGCCCGGATCCAGATCGGGCCCGGCGGCCGCACCTTGCGGGTGGAGGCGACGGCCACGGTTCCTCTCGGCCTGGCCCGGGTCCTGGGTCCCGAGGCCGTGCCCGTGCAGGCGGCCGCCACGGCGGCAGTGGCCGCCGCCCGGGCGGTGCGGGGGGTGCAGCCCTACGGTGTGGACGAGCAGGAGTTCCTGCCCGGCCGCCGGTACACCCTGGTGCTCGACCGCCCGGACTCCCCCGGCAACTTTCACCTGCTGGCGCTGGGGGGCCGCGGTGCCGACACGGTACGGGACAACATCCGCCACGGTTACCCCGGCTGGGTGCGGGAGGGCGATGAGCTCGAGACCGAACCCGGGCGCAATACGGGTGCCGTGGCCGCCTACCGGGAACGCCTGGAGGCCGACCCCTACAGCACCTACGAAAACTTCCGCGCCGACTCGCCGCGGGTGGTGATCGTTCCCGTGATTCGCGGGTTCGACGCCGCTACGGGGCGCGACCGGGTCACCGTGACCGGTTTTGCTGCGTTCTTCCTTGAGGAGGCTCGGGAGGCCGAGGGCCAGGTGGTGGGCCGCTTCATCCGCCTGTGGGTGGAGGGTGAGGCCGGGGGCGATCCGGAGGGCGCGGGGGTGCGGGTGGTTCGCCTGGTCGATTAGCCGGGATGGGCGGGCGGGGCGTGCCGCCCGCTTCCCCAGCGCCGCCCCGGTGCCGCCGGTCCCGGGGTCGAGCCGGCCCGCCCCCGAGGGGGTCCGGTCCTGCCGGCGGGGGCGCGGGGGCGGCCCGCAAGCCCGGGGCAGGGGGGCGGTCCGGCTGCCGGTTCGGGCCGCGGCCGGGCGACAGGGGTGGACCGCAGCCTGGGGGCAAGGCGCGGTGCCCCGGGAAGGAGACGGAGCATCGTGAGCCGTGGACGAATGGTGCGTTACCTGCTGCTGCCCGTGCTGGCCGGGCTGGCGGTGACCATCCTGGTGGCCTTCTACGTCCGGGTGCCGGCAGGGGAGGCGGGGAAGGAGCCGAGGGTGCCCGTGGTGGTGGCCACCCGGCCCGTTCCCGCCCAGACCCCCCTTCAGGCCGACATGCTGGCCGTGCGCCAGGTGCCGGCCGATGTGGTGGGCCGGGGTGCCGTCGGCCGGATCGAAGAGGCCGTCGGCAAGGTGACCAAGGTGC is a genomic window containing:
- a CDS encoding Flp family type IVb pilin; translation: MLRLMAWWEGVKFRLRDEAGQGMVEYGLIIALIAVVLIGALVAMQGGLSAIFERVSTTLEKAAQSE
- a CDS encoding TadE family protein yields the protein MELAVLLPVLLLILMGVLDFGRYFYTGLTVRHAAREGARYGAVHPGDDAAIRQRVEAAATGLDAGRLVVQVDPEPAQRRVGEALTVLVRYPFQFITPLAGLVGEEHLLQAAVVVRIE
- a CDS encoding Tad domain-containing protein, yielding MRCHRRAGFPGAGDGNRSQQGGVAVLVAISLAVLLGMVGLVVDGGRLYAERTRLQAAADAAALAGAPALPEEPARARNLAEEYLRRNGVDAGGARIQIGPGGRTLRVEATATVPLGLARVLGPEAVPVQAAATAAVAAARAVRGVQPYGVDEQEFLPGRRYTLVLDRPDSPGNFHLLALGGRGADTVRDNIRHGYPGWVREGDELETEPGRNTGAVAAYRERLEADPYSTYENFRADSPRVVIVPVIRGFDAATGRDRVTVTGFAAFFLEEAREAEGQVVGRFIRLWVEGEAGGDPEGAGVRVVRLVD